One genomic segment of Mangifera indica cultivar Alphonso chromosome 6, CATAS_Mindica_2.1, whole genome shotgun sequence includes these proteins:
- the LOC123218141 gene encoding transcription initiation factor TFIID subunit 9-like isoform X2: MAEGDENMPRDAKIVKSLLKSMGVEDYEPQVIHQFLELWYRYVVDVLTDAQVYSEHAGKTTIECEDIKLAIQSKVNFSFSQPPPREVLLELSRTRNRIPLPKVIASPGIALPPQQDTLLGANYQLLIPKKSTQPMEETEEDEETADPSTSQQQRTDLPQRRIDLPQQTPQAQRIAFPLLKQPKREMF, translated from the exons ATGGCCGAGGGAGATGAGAACATGCCTAGGGATGCAAAGATTGTTAAATCACTACTGAAATCGATGGGTGTAGAAGACTATGAACCTCAAGTCATACATCAGTTTTTGGAGTTGTGGTACCGGTATGTTGTTGATGTATTAACAGATGCACAGGTTTACTCAGAGCATGCTGGCAAGACTACTATTGAATGCGAAGATATCAAGCTTGCTATTCAGTCGAAAGTCAATTTTAGCTTCTCACAACCCCCACCTAGAGAG GTCCTACTAGAGTTGTCTAGAACCAGGAACAGAATCCCATTACCAAAGGTAATAGCATCACCTGGTATCGCACTCCCGCCTCAGCAGGACACATTACTCGGTGCTAACTACCAACTGTTGATCCCAAAGAAATCTACTCAACCAATGGAAGAAACAGAGGAGGATGAAGAAACTGCTGATCCCAGCACATCCCAGCAACAGAGAACAGATTTGCCACAACGAAGGATTGATTTGCCACAACAAACGCCTCAAGCTCAAAGGATTGCATTTCCCCTTCTTAAACAACCAAAGCGAGAGATGTTCTAG
- the LOC123218523 gene encoding 2-hydroxy-6-oxononadienedioate/2-hydroxy-6-oxononatrienedioate hydrolase-like, translated as MDLPKSILLLIFRYFLFIFQNLHRFSISVTFMFFRETLSRIFQVPIVIAFIDTMLSLYFHMCNLSPCTIDLDDKTTMHFWAPQHRRFSKPDLVIIHGYGGNSRWQFVYQVGSLSNKFNLYIPDLLFFGKSYTTRLERSDFFQADCVVEGLKKLGVERFSLYGISYGGYVAYRMAEIYPLVVEKVVIVSSGIGCSENQKERHLKRIGKPLLGILVPQSPQDLRLLVNLSVYNQNHINWAPDFMLRQFIKIMYDSQRKQKQQLAEYLLYKEANISVLSQETLLIWGDQDNFFPLDFAYQLHSNLGPKSRLEIIKNTGHAANVQSPSQLNSLIKSFVLGQL; from the exons ATGGATTTACCAAAATCCATTCTACTACTCATCTTCAGATACTTTCTTTTCATCTTCCAAAATTTGCACCGGTTTTCAATCTCAGTTACATTCATGTTCTTTCGAGAAACCCTTTCCAGGATTTTCCAGGTTCCGATCGTCATCGCATTTATCGATACAATGCTGTCGCTTTATTTTCATATGTGCAATCTCTCGCCATGCACCATCGATTTAGATGACAAAACCACCATGCATTTCTGGGCCCCCCAGCACCGGAGATTCAGCAAGCCTGATCTGGTGATTATTCATGGATATGGAGGGAATTCCAGGTGGCAATTTGTGTACCAAGTTGGTTCATTATCTAACAAGTTTAATCTTTACATCCCAGATTTGTTATTCTTCGGAAAATCCTACACTACCAGGCTGGAGCGAAGTGATTTTTTCCAGGCTGATTGTGTAGTTGAAGGGCTGAAAAAATTGGGCGTGGAGAGGTTTTCGCTTTATGGCATCAGTTACGGCGGTTACGTCGCATACCGTATGGCGGAGATTTATCCTCTGGTGGTTGAGAAGGTTGTGATTGTGAGCAGTGGAATTGGCTGCTCTGAGAATCAAAAAGAAAGGCATCTGAAAAGAATTGGAAAACCTCTTCTGGGAATTCTGGTTCCTCAAAGTCCTCAAGATCTAAGGCTGCTGGTGAATTTATCAGTTTACAATCAAAATCACATCAATTGGGCCCCTGATTTTATGCTTCGCCAGTTCATCAAG ATTATGTATGACAGTCAGAGGAAGCAGAAGCAGCAGCTGGCAGAGTATTTGCTGTATAAAGAAGCAAACATAAGCGTTTTATCTCAG GAAACTCTCCTAATTTGGGGTGATCAAGACAATTTCTTTCCACTGGACTTTGCCTATCAGTTACACAG CAACTTGGGACCCAAATCAAGGCTGGAGATCATCAAGAACACAGGCCATGCTGCAAACGTTCAATCACCTTCACAACTCAACAGTCTAATTAAATCTTTCGTTTTGGGTCAGTTATAG
- the LOC123218871 gene encoding probable GTP diphosphokinase RSH2, chloroplastic, which translates to MTGLTVPAIALYASPPSSVCSSAHQMSAHTAYDLDLNSRTSSSTPCTTAPSHKQIVGGLSCLFSSSSTDVAASYNRGEELKELSSSFGYSYGSLKREPSPVSVFQGPVSCSGSRSSPISVSLKGSTGLFNRFVRNALGSCVDYDNYNSPSFEVDDIGALNAGSSSVLVDELTFNMEDSLVEGNVVSYAKDFLADAQARHKIFYDDVVVKAFYGAKKAHRGQMRASGDPYLLHCVETGVLLANIGANSTVVAAGILHDTLDDSFLSYEYVYRTFGAGVADLVEGVSKLSQLSKLARENNTASRTVEADRLHTMFLAMADARAVLIKLADRLHNMMTLEALPLCKQQRFAKETLEIFVPLANRLGILSWKEQLENLCFKHLNPDQHKELSAKVVESFDKAMIIIAIDKLEWALNDEAISYHDLYGRHKSLYSIHCKMLKKKLTMDEIHDIHGLRLIVENEEDCYKALNVVHQLWDEVPGKLKDYIKHPKFNGYQSLHTVVMGDGMAPLEVQIRTKEMHSQAEFGFAAHWIYKEGDCKYASFVLQMVEWARWVLTWQCEAMIKDRSRLGYADSVKPPCKFPTHADDCPYSYKPQCSQDGPVFVIMIENDKMSVQELHANSTIMDLLERAGRGTSRCSPYGFPLKEELRPRLNHKPVGDPTCKLRMGDVVELSPAIPNKSLTEYREEIQRMYERGPTVSSSGPAASSMAGWRS; encoded by the exons ATGACCGGCTTGACGGTTCCGGCAATAGCTCTTTACGCGAGTCCACCAAGCAGTGTGTGTTCCTCAGCGCACCAGATGAGCGCCCACACAGCCTACGACTTAGACCTCAACTCCAGAACTTCATCCTCAACTCCCTGCACTACGGCACCGTCTCATAAACAAATAGTCGGCGGGCTCTCCTGCTTGTTCTCTTCTTCAAGCACTGACGTGGCAGCTTCCTACAACAGGGGGGAAGAGTTGAAGGAGCTAAGTAGCTCATTTGGCTATTCTTATGGGTCCTTAAAGAGGGAACCCAGTCCGGTTTCGGTTTTTCAGGGTCCGGTTTCGTGTAGCGGATCAAGAAGTAGTCCCATAAGTGTTTCATTGAAGGGGTCTACTGGGTTGTTCAATAGATTTGTGAGGAACGCGTTGGGGTCTTGTGTggattatgataattataattctcCGAGCTTTGAGGTTGATGATATTGGGGCTTTAAATGCCGGTTCATCTTCAGTTTTGGTTGATGAATTAACGTTTAATATGGAGGATAGCCTTGTGGAGGGTAATGTAGTGTCTTATGCTAAGGATTTTCTTGCTGATGCTCAAGCTAGACACAAGATTTTTTATGATGATGTCGTTGTCAAGGCGTTTTATGGGGCGAAGAAGGCACATAGAGGGCAG ATGCGGGCCAGTGGGGATCCGTATTTGCTGCATTGTGTGGAAACTGGAGTGTTGCTAGCAAATATTGGTGCTAATTCTACTGTGGTGGCTGCAGGGATTTTACATGATACGCTTGATGATTCGTTTTTGAGTTATGAGTATGTTTATAGGACATTTGGAGCTGGAGTTGCTGATTTGGTTGAAGGG GTATCTAAGCTTAGTCAGTTGAGTAAGCTTGCACGTGAGAACAACACTGCAAGCAGAACTGTTGAAGCAGATCGACTGCACACCATGTTCCTTGCCATGGCAGATGCCAGGGCTGTTCTTATTAAACTAGCAGATCGATTACACAACATGATGACGCTTGAAGCTTTGCCTTTGTGCAAACAACAAAGATTTGCAAAGGAGACATTGGAGATATTTGTTCCGTTGGCCAACAGATTGGGTATCTTGAGCTGGAAGGAGCAACTAGAAAATCTATGCTTTAAGCATCTTAACCCAGATCAGCACAAAGAATTGTCTGCTAAGGTTGTAGAATCCTTCGATAAGGCAATGATCATTATTGCAATAGATAAATTAGAGTGGGCTCTCAATGATGAAGCCATCTCTTACCATGACTTATATGGAAGGCATAAAAGCTTGTATAGCATTCACTGCAAAATGTTGAA AAAGAAGCTGACCATGGATGAAATCCATGATATTCATGGGCTGCGTTTGATTGTCGAAAATGAGGAAGATTGTTACAAGGCATTGAATGTTGTGCATCAGTTGTGGGATGAAGTACCTGGAAAGTTGAAGGACTACATAAAACATCCCAAGTTCAATGG GTATCAGTCACTTCACACAGTAGTGATGGGTGATGGCATGGCTCCACTTGAAGTTCAGATTCGAACAAAGGAGATGCATTCACAAGCTGAGTTTGGATTTGCAGCTCATTGGATATACAAGGAAGGTGACTGCAAGTATGCTTCATTTGTGCTTCAGATGGTTGAGTGGGCACGATGGGTTCTCACCTGGCAGTGTGAAGCAATGATCAAAGATCGGTCCCGCCTTGGCTATGCTGATTCTGTCAAACCACCCTGCAAATTCCCCACGCATGCTGATGATTGCCCATATTCTTATAAGCCTCAATGTAGCCAAGATGGACCTGTCTTTGTTATCATGATTGAGAATGATAAG ATGTCAGTCCAAGAGCTTCATGCAAACTCCACGATAATGGATTTACTGGAAAGAGCTGGAAGAGGAACCTCAAGATGCTCTCCATATGGTTTCCCTCTAAAGGAAGAATTGAGGCCAAGGCTGAACCATAAGCCAGTGGGTGATCCCACATGTAAATTGAGGATGGGGGATGTGGTGGAGCTCTCTCCAGCCATTCCCAACAAGTCTTTAACAGAGTATAGGGAAGAAATTCAGCGAATGTATGAGCGCGGCCCGACTGTGTCAAGCTCAGGGCCTGCTGCAAGCAGTATGGCTGGATGGAGAAGTTGA
- the LOC123218141 gene encoding transcription initiation factor TFIID subunit 9-like isoform X1: MCSILYTLKEMAEGDENMPRDAKIVKSLLKSMGVEDYEPQVIHQFLELWYRYVVDVLTDAQVYSEHAGKTTIECEDIKLAIQSKVNFSFSQPPPREVLLELSRTRNRIPLPKVIASPGIALPPQQDTLLGANYQLLIPKKSTQPMEETEEDEETADPSTSQQQRTDLPQRRIDLPQQTPQAQRIAFPLLKQPKREMF, translated from the exons ATGTGTTCGATTTTA TATACGTTGAAGGAAATGGCCGAGGGAGATGAGAACATGCCTAGGGATGCAAAGATTGTTAAATCACTACTGAAATCGATGGGTGTAGAAGACTATGAACCTCAAGTCATACATCAGTTTTTGGAGTTGTGGTACCGGTATGTTGTTGATGTATTAACAGATGCACAGGTTTACTCAGAGCATGCTGGCAAGACTACTATTGAATGCGAAGATATCAAGCTTGCTATTCAGTCGAAAGTCAATTTTAGCTTCTCACAACCCCCACCTAGAGAG GTCCTACTAGAGTTGTCTAGAACCAGGAACAGAATCCCATTACCAAAGGTAATAGCATCACCTGGTATCGCACTCCCGCCTCAGCAGGACACATTACTCGGTGCTAACTACCAACTGTTGATCCCAAAGAAATCTACTCAACCAATGGAAGAAACAGAGGAGGATGAAGAAACTGCTGATCCCAGCACATCCCAGCAACAGAGAACAGATTTGCCACAACGAAGGATTGATTTGCCACAACAAACGCCTCAAGCTCAAAGGATTGCATTTCCCCTTCTTAAACAACCAAAGCGAGAGATGTTCTAG